TCCATGGCGTTGCCTATAGTAGCAGGCTATTTTTTAGATGAATACTTCCAGCTTTCTCCCTGGCTTACTTTAACAGGAGTTTTGGTAGGGATGTTGAATTTTGGTCTTATGATAGCTCGCATTGCAAAGAAACTGAATCAAGACGATGATAAATAATTATGAAGGAAGTGTAGTAAGAAGTACGCTTTTAGCCTCGGGTGTTTTACTGATTATTTCTTTAGGATTTTTTGCAATAGGTGAAAAAGAAGGAATTGCGGTTTTGACCGGAGTCATGCTCAGCTGCATCTTTGTAGTCAGCAGTGCATGGGTGTTTGACACCTTCCGAGGAGTGAAAACCAACCGGTTTATAAAAATATTTTTCATCTCTACAGCCATCCGCTTTCTGTTAGTGCTCATTTTGTTCGGAATTTTGCTTGGAGTGACAAAAATTGATGAAATCTACTTTACAGTTAGTTTCATAATTTCCTATCTTTGCCAATCTGTAACGGAAATGATTTTAATTAACAAAATTCTTCAAAAGAGCGGCACTAAAAGACAATGATTCAAACCCTGCGTCGAGTTTTCTTAACTCTTTTATTCTTAAGTATCAGCACTTCAAATACTTTTGCGGCAGATCAGGCCGAAGGTGAGGAAGAACCTATTATTGACGTGATGGGTACCGTTCTTGATCACGATTATTTTAAAACACCGTTTGGTAAAATCTACTTACCACGCATCTTTTATTGGGAAGATGCAGAAGGTCAGGCGCAGCTAAGTGCTTTTGCCTCAACCAAGAAAGCTGTCGCTTCTGAGAACTTTGAATTGTCAGAAGCAGGTGCAGTAGTTCCTGTTAATGGTGGGCATATTTCTTTAGATCTATCTATAACCTCTCACTTGATCTATTTTTGGCTCAGTATTGGACTGGTTCTCTTTATTACAATAGGGATGTCCAGGAAGTATAAAAACGGAATTGGTAAAGACACCGAGCCGCAGGGAGCATTTCAGAATACCTTTGAAGTACTATTCCAGTTTGTGAGAGATGACATCGCTAAGGATAATATCCGCGATGACAAATATGAGCGTTATGTACCATACCTATTCTCAGTATTCATGGGTATTGCTTTTATGAACTTATTTGGGCTTTTGCCTTGGGCTGCTACTGCCACTGCTGATTTAACAGTTACAGCGACATTAGCAATTATCACATTTTTAATAACTCAGTTTAGTGGGACAAAAGACCACTGGGCTCATGTATTCTGGTTTCCGGGCGTGCCGGGCTGGACTCGTTTCATTTTAACTCCTGTTGAAGTGCTTGGTTTATTCACTAAACCATTCGCTCTTGCAATTCGACTTTTTGCAAACATGTTGTCAGGAAAGATGATGATCATCGCGATTTTAGGGTTGATCTTTATTTTTGCTGATCTGTTTGGGCCTATTGGTGGCTACGGAATGGCAGGACTTTTATCTGTACCTCTAACTGCAGCTTTATATTTCTTGAAAGCATTTGTGGCTTTACTGCAGGCTTATGTGTTCACAATTCTTTCAGCCGTATTCATTGGGATGGCTGCTGAAGATCATGAGCATGATGAGGAAGGATATCACGCAGAGCATATTGCTGAACAGGCAAATTGAACTTGAAAAAACCATAATCAACTAAAAACAAAAAATAAGAAATATGGGACTTTTAGCAGCTGGTATTGGAGCAGGAATCGTAGCAATTGGCGCCGGACTTGGAATCGGAATGATTGGTAAGGCGGCTACAGAAAGTATTGCACGTCAGCCTGAAGCATCCGGAGATATCCGTGGCGCAATGCTTTTGACCGCAGTATTTATTGAGGGTGTTGCTCTCTTCTGTGCGGTTATTTGTGCATTGATCATCTTCTTGGGTTAATATCGTGTTACACTCTATGCTACTTTTAGCAGGCGGAGGGGGATTACTCTCATTTAACACAGGCTTTGCCTTGTGGATTGCTATCACAATGGTGGTTTTCATCTTGTTGATGGCAAAATTTGCAGTACCCCCTATTATGAAAGCGCTTGAGGAGCGAGAGTCAAAAATCAAGGATTCCCTGGAATCCGCTGAGAATGCATTAGCGAAAGCTGAGAAAATCTCTAAAGATAATGAGAAAGCTCTTCGAGAAGCAGAAGTAAAAGCACAACAGATTCGTAAAGAAGCAGTAGAGGAAGCTGAATTAATTCGTGCAGAACGGATTAAGAAAGCCAAAGAAGAAGCTGAACAACTCGTTGAGCAGGCTCGCACCTCTATTGATCAAGAAAAGAAACAAGCTTTAGTTGAACTGAGACAAGAAGTGGCAAAACTTGCCGTACAATCAGCTTCTATTATCATTGACGCAGAGCTTGACAGTGAAAAGAATAACAAGCTGGTAGATAAATTTTTATCTGACCTTCCAAAAAATTAATAATAATTCATGCTGGTATCTAAAGCGGCACGCCGTTACGCTACTGCACTACTGGAGCTTGCCAAAGAGCAAGATGTTGTAGAGTCCACACTTGAGGATATTCTTTTTGTTAAGACTACCCTAGAGGATTCTCGAGATCTGGTTCTTTTCTTAAAAAGCCCCATTATAAAGCCAGACAAGAAAGTTTCTGCTCTTGAAGAAATCTTCAAATCAGAGATCAGTGAATTGGTTCACAGGTTCATAACGTTGATTGCACGTAAAAATCGACAAAATGTACTTGATGAAATCGTTACTGCCTTTGTTGAAGTTTACAATGAGTACGCTGGTATTATTTCAGCTGAAGTATTTGTCGCTACTAAATTAGATGACAAACAAATTGCTGCGGTTACCGAGAAGCTGGAAGAGGTTACCGGTAAGAAAGTAAATGTCACTATAAAAGTGCAGGAAGATTTGAAAGGCGGAATGGCCATTAAAATAGCAGATACAGTTATTGATGGTACCGTTAAGCACCAGTTGGAACAGCTTGAAGATGTATTCCTGAATACAACTACGGAATAAATTACAACAGTTTTATAATCTAACATTACAATGAGTCAAGTCAGACCAGACGAAGTTTCAGCCATACTACGTAAACAATTATCAGGCTTCGATAATGAAGCTGATACTTATGACGTGGGTACCGTACTCGAGGTAGGAGACGGTATTGCACGTGTGTATGGGTTATCAAAAGTACAAGCAGGTGAATTGGTTGAATTACCTGATTCTAAGGATGAAAAGGGTGCTTCCATAACAGGAATGGTACTTAACCTTGAGGAAGACAATGTAGGTATTGTACTCTTTGGGTCATCCGAAGCCGTAGAAGAAGGCCATACCGTTAAAAGAACCAAAGATATCGCTTCTATAAATGTGGGCGAAGGTCTGCTGGGACGAGTTATCAACCCTCTTGGTGTACCTATCGATGGTAAAGGTGCTATAACCGGCGAAACAATTCGTCTACCGCTTGAGCGTAAAGCTCCCGGGGTAATTTATCGTGAGCCGGTAACAGAGCCTCTTCAAACAGGACTCAAATCAATTGACTCATTGATCCCGATTGGACGAGGTCAGCGTGAACTTATCATTGGTGATCGTCAGACTGGTAAAACTTCTGTAGCTGTAGATACTATTATCAACCAGAAAGCTACTCAAGACACTGACAAACCCGTTCACTGTATTTATGTAGCTGTTGGACAGAAAGGTTCAACCGTTGCTAATATCCAGAAAGTATTGGAAGAGAACGGTGCCATGGAATACACTACGATTGTAGCTGCTCCTGCCAGTGTTTCAGCTCCAATGCGTTATATCGCTCCATTTGCAGGTGCTGCTATTGGTGAGTATTTCCGTGATACAGGCCGTCATGCTCTTGTAATCTATGATGATCTTTCAAAGCAAGCTGTTGCTTACCGTGAGCTTTCATTATTGCTTAAGCGTCCTCCTGGCCGTGAAGCATATCCTGGTGATGTATTCTACCTTCACAGTCGTTTATTAGAGCGCGCTGCTAAAATCATTAATGATGATAAGGTAGCTGGCGCTATGAACAACATCCCTGACGAATTAAAGCCAAAAGTAAAAGGTGGTGGATCATTAACTGCACTTCCTGTTATTGAAACACAGGCCGGTGATGTTTCTGCTTACATCCCAACCAACGTAATTTCTATTACTGATGGTCAGATCTTCCTGGATACAGACTTGTTTAACCAAGGTATTCGACCCGCTATTGATGTTGGTACTTCGGTATCTCGAGTAGGGGGTTCTGCTCAGGTGAAATCAATGAAGAAACTTTCAGGTACTCTGAAGCTTGATTTGGCTCAGTACCGTGAACTGGAAGCTTTTGCAAAATTTGGTTCCGATCTTGATGCTTCAACGCAAGCTCAACTTCGAAAAGGAGAGCGTACTGTTGAACTACTGAAGCAGGATGTTTATCAGCCACTTCCGGTAGAGCAACAAATTGCACTTCTCAAAATCAATGATGTTGGTTTGCTTGATAGGCTTGAAGTAGAGCAGATTGAACAGTTTGAAAACCAATACCTTGAAACTGTTGGCATCAAATACGAAGATGAAATGCAGAAACTTGCTGACTCAGGTATTCTGGACGATAGCTTCGGTGATAATCTCATTGAGATTGCAAAATCAGTAATCGATCAAGTTACAGCATCTAACTAACGCAAAGAATAAGCTTCGATGGCGAACCTCCGAGACATACGAAACCGGATATCATCTGTAAACAACACGCAGCAGATTACCAAAGCTATGAAAATGGTAGCTGCTGCCAAGCTTAGAAAAGCTCAGGACCGCATGACACAAACGCGTCCCTATGCTTCTAAGATTGAAGAAGTTGCAGGCCGTTTAGCAGAAAATAGCAGTGCTACAAACCCTGTTATGCGTAAGCCTGAAGAAGTTAAGAAGGTATTATTCATTATTGTTGGTTCTGACCGTGGACTTTGCGGCGGATTTAACAATAATTTGTTTAAGGAAGTTGAAAAACGGCTAGAACGTGACTTCCAACAGTTTCTAGAGAAGAAGACATTATCAGTTGTAGCTATAGGAAAGAAGGCAACGGCCTATTTCAAGAAAAGGAAATATAACGTTGTGGAAAGTTTTCCAGGCTTCTTTGATGATATTTTGTATGATGCTACTTCCGATATTATGGAAGCTGCTACTGCTCAATTTGTAGATGGTGATTATGATGAAGTGCACATCGCATACAACGAATTTAAGTCAGTGATTGCACAGAATCGTAAAGTACAGAAGGTACTTCCGATAGATACAGCTGAAATCACAAAAAGTGATTCTGATCATGCATCTGAGCAAGCTATTGATTACCTTTACGAGCCAAATTCACAGGCGATATTAGATCGTCTCTTGCCACTGCATTTAAACATGCAATTATGGCGAGCAGTACTTGAGTCTAACGCATCTGAGCAAGGCGCACGAATGACCGCAATGGACAGTGCGACTGAAAATGCTAAAGATCTTGAAAAAGACCTGAGACTCAAATACAATCAGGCACGACAAAGTGCTATTACGACTGAAATTTCTGAAATTGTTTCTGGTGCGCAAGCACTTAGTGAAGATTAGGAGAGCTGGCAGAGTGGTCGAATGCGGCGGTCTTGAAAACCGTTGAGGCCTCGCGGTCTCCGGGGGTTCGAATCCCTCGCTCTCCGCAATAAATAGCCCCTTTTGGGGCTATTTCTGTTTTATATAATGAGTTTTAAATAATATTATCGTGCATGCGTTTACGCTTCAAAACTAAAAACTAATATGACAGCACGAATTCCTCTTACTGTGATTTTTCTATTGCTAGCCAGCAATGCCGGAATATTTGCTCAGGATACATTGCAGATTGATTTCAATACATTTCTGAATAAAGCCCTACAGAATTCTGGCCAAGTTAAATATCAGCAACAGGATGTTGAGCTTGCAGAGAATCAGGTTAAACAAGCTAAAGCTCAGCGTATTTTACCAAATCTCAGTCTTACTACTCAGCATGGCTTGGTTCCTGGTATAGAAAGTGATGTTCCAGGTTTGCCAAGAGATGAATATTATCTGGATCCTAATCTTAGAAACGACTGGACCAACTGGGCTATATTCACCAAATTTCAGCTCTCAGCTGTTCAACCGGTTTTTACTTGGGGTGCTATCAATAAAGCAATAGAAGCCGCACGCTTAGGTGCCGAAGCCGCTCAATACAGTTTTGATGCACAGAAGGCTGACCTTGAGGTACGGATATTCGATCTATACTACAGCTATATACTTGCGCTGGAAATTGAAAGACTTTTAGATGAAGCTCAAGACAAAGTGAATCAGGTCGAGCGTCGTATTGAAGAAATGCAGGAAGAAGGGGATACAAGCCTGGATGACTCTGAGATTTTTAAGTTCGAAATTTATAAGTCTGAGTTTGAAATTCAGAAAGCTGAAGTCGAAGAAAACATGCGGTTTGTGACGGAGACGTGGAACTATGTGTTAAGAAATGAGGAAGGGACTGTATTTGAGCCCCAAATTCGATTCTTGGATCCTGTAGCTTCAAATATTGAATCATTAAGATTTTATCAGGACGCAGCTTTTAACAACAGACCTGAACTAGAGGCGCTAAGAGTAGGTGAAAGCGCAACGCGGACCTATATAACTTCATTAAAAAAACAAAATCTACCCGGACTATATCTTGGTGGTTACGTCAACTTTGCGAACACTCCCAACCGACCACGGCAGTCTAATCCATTCATAGAGAACAGTACTAATTTGTTTTCAGGTGGTTTTGGGTTTACAATCCGCCAAAAACTTAACTTCTTTTCCATACGCGCGAATATTGAACGCAGCCAGATTCAACTTAAGAAAGCCTCACTTGCTCAAGACGCAGCAAAAGATGGTATCTTGCTGGAAGTTAACAACCAGTATCGGCAGACATCTCTAGCTAACGTGAAGGTAGAACAAACAGATGAAGCGTTAGTTACATCTAAGAAGTGGTTAAGGCAGGAACAATTAGACTATGATTTTGGTATGGGTGAAGTGAAGGACCTTATTGATGCAATGCGGAAAGAGCTGGAACTAAAGCTTCAACTTAAGCAGCGAATTTTTGAGTATAATTCATCCTTGGCAAAATTGAATAAATCCGCAGGTATTCCGTTAACCACCCTGATTACAAACTAATTATTAAATTGAATCCAATGAATATGTTTAAAATCGGACTCAGAGTTATTCTTTTAGCGCTTTTAGTTTCAACTACTGCGTTTGCACAGCAAACACCTGAAGAGATTAGAACAATGCTCGAACAAAGAGATGATCAAATCAAGCAGTTAGTTGGTCCTGAAGGCACTGACTATACCGACGAACAGCGTGCAAAGCTCAAAGAAATTATAAATGGAGTAATTAACTTTGAGGCAATGGCTAAAGAAGCGCTAGACACTACTTTTGATACAATCTCAACAGAAAAGAGAACAGAATTTGTGGATCTTTTCGGAACAATTGTTCGGGATCAGTCTTTAAACAAGCTAGATATTTATCGAGCAACGGTTACCTACCAGGATATTCAGGTAAATGGCTCGCAAGCTCGCGTTGAAACACTTGCTCAGCTTGAAAATATTCGTACCCCTGTTAATTATGAGATGGAATTTCAAAACGGCGAATGGGTAATAGTTGATATGGAAATTGATGATGTATCAACTGCATCTTCTTATAACCGGCAGTTTCAGCGTATTATCAATCAGCGAGGTTTTGATCCGCTTTTAGAAAGCTTAAGGAAAAGAGCTGCAAAAGCTTAGGTTATATACATAATCTAATTAGTTCACGATTATTGGAATACAATTACTTTGTTTTGTGGCAGATTTAATATCTTGGTACAGGAGTTAATTATTTACTTTTCTTGATGATCCAAAAAATAACTACGGCTGTATTTGCACTTACTTTTTCTCTTTTATCGCTGAATCTATACGGCCAGGATAGCCGGATATTGACACTTTCGGATTACACTTACGAATACATCCAGCGCCTGCAAAACCGTGGTAATATGCTGGATTTAGATCCTACAGTGCTTCCATATTCTTACGGACAGGTAAAAAGGTCAATTGCTAAAATTGACGAAGAAACACTCTCCAAGAACGAGAAAATTTGGCTGTCGTTCATTAAAGACCGTGTAAACCTTAATGACGCTGAGGAAAATGAAATCGGAGCTGAATTCTCCTCCACACCTGTCTTTAGCGATACCGAAAGACTTGATCCTATAAACCCGCTTAACCAAAATCTATACATTTATCCTTCAGCAACTCTGACAGGATATATGGAGAAAGAAAATTTTGTAGGCCAATTTTCTTTCCGTCATGACTACTATTACGATCAGGATCCGGATGGCTTTGATTCAGCGAAACGACTATTTATCAGGGCTGAAGATTCTTACGTGGGTTATCAAAAACCAGGTGTTAAGGTTATGCTTGGGCGATATAATCACCATTGGGGTAAGTTCGGGGAGGCTTCATCCATTATTAGTACCAATGCCCGTTCTTTTGATAATCTGAATATTAGTCTGGAAGGGAAGTATGTTTCTTTTCAAAGCATCATTGGGGAACTCAATGATCTTTCTGAAACCGGAGTTTTTGTCGAAGAAACTTATTTCGAGGAAGGATCTACGAACAGGTTTATTTCTATTCATCGTTTGAACATTCACCCAACACCCAAACTAAGATTTAGTTTTTTTGAATCGATTTTATACTCGGGCAGTAACTCAGGGCTTTCTCTAAAATATAGCAATCCTCTGCTTATGCATGTATTTATGTCTGATAATATTCCTTGGGATGAAACCAATAATCTCATTATTGGGGGAATGGTTTGGACTCAGTTCAGGAATATCACTTTAAATGGTCAGCTTCTAATTGATGATTTTGAACATACTACTAACGAAGGGGAACCTGTTACATTTACATTTCTGTCCTCAATTAACTATGCTCCCAAAAGTTCTGGTATGGATTTGAATCTGGAGTTAGAAGCTGTGTCCTATCAAACGTATAATACAGATAATGCTGAAGGTCGATATCTATATCTTAACAGAGGAATAGCGACTCCAACCAATGATTATATCAAGGTAAAATTATACCCGCAGCTCTTTTTGGATCAGCACCTGAGAGGGCTAATGGTAGCGCCTTATCTAACCTATTATTCTAAAGGTGAACAGGTGATTAATCAGGACTTTAACAGACGCAAACCAGATGGAAGTGTAATTGATGTGATTTTAACCGGACAGGAAGAAAATACAGTCCGAGGTGGTCTTCATGTTCTTTATCAGCCAAACTCCAATTTTTGGTTTGAGTTGGATACGGGATATAATCATATTGCCAATTATCAAAATATCGCCGGACGTAGTGCATCAAGGTTGGCTACTATTTTTAAAGCCGGATTTAGGGTGGGTCTTTATGGAAATAATTAAAAGCTTTAAGGCAACTAACTAAAAGTTCATCAGCATGAAAATATTGATCTACGCCACTACTTTTGGCGCAGACTTACTGAGCTTCACTAAATATTTATCGGATGAGACCGATGCTGAAGTTAAAGTACTTCTCGATGATGTTGATCAGTTTAAGAAAGAAGGAATTTTCGATTTCTGGGATATTGATGTAGAGCTCCATAATTCCAGTAAAATTACGCTTATTCGTGGTATTAAGGGTTTTGAGCCGGATGTAACCATCATGGATAATAACATTCCGCTACGCATGATAAGTCCCAAAGCACTTATTCTCTGGCATGGCTATGGATGGAAAGGCCCCAACGATGAAGAAGAGTTTAAATGGCTTCATCGCAATATTAAGCTCACTTGGGGAAGCATGAAAGAACCCAATCCCGATATTAAATGGGCTACTTTTGGTGAAGTTGATTTCAAACACAGAACAGAAGTAAGTGGTTTCCATGAAGAAAATTGTGTGAATCTGGGTTCAGCAAGCCATGATTACCTTCAAAAAGACGTACCAAAAGAACAGTTACAGAAGTATTACCCCTTTGATGTAGTAAACAAGAAAACAGTTCTGATTGCCCCCACTTGGCACTACGGAGAAGTGTTTTCGCACTGGGGAGATGAAGACCAGCTTTTCAATAAGCTACTTACTGATATGAAGGAAAAAGGTGTAAACGTAATTCTTCGGTTGCACGACTCATACCGGTTTGAGCACCATTACCTTGAATTTCTGCAAAGCCTGGAAACAAAGTATGATAACATTCTGCTGAAATTTAAAGATCATCATCCTGATAACTTTCTGGATCTCCAAGTTGCTGATTTATTGGTGACTAACTTCAGTAGTATAGCCAATCTATTCTATGCTACCCGAAGGCCTACTGTACACGTTTATCCTGTAAAAAGTAAGGATGAGTCATTTATGTGGTTGAATAAAACTGTATTCGGGATTAAGAAGAAGAAAGTGGATTCAATCAAATTTATCTGGAAATATCCGCCTGAAGATAATGGCGGAATGTTGGCTAAAAGCTTTGACTCGATGATGAATCAGATTAATAAAGGGCTCGAACAACCGGACTGTTGTACCGATGCTGCTCAAAAATATCTGGATAAACACATGCTTTCTGCAGACGGTAAGAACTGCGAACGAATCTGGAAAGCGATTAATGAACTTGTAGACTCAGAAGGTTAACTTCCTGCCACATAAAGAATAAACGGTTATCCAGTGAGTAGCACCATCAATACAGAAGATCTTCAGGATACAAAAGACAGGATATTTTTCGTCGTGGGTACGAGTCGTTCCGGATCTACACTGCTGCAAAGTATGCTGAGTTCGCATAGCGAGATGGTAATTCCTCCCGAGACTCATTTTTTCCATTCCTATGAATTTTTAAATCGAAAATTTGAGTCTGATTCTTCTGAGTCGTTCAGAGAACGATTACTCCGGTTTTGGTACAGCGGTAAAACCAGAATTAAAGATCTGGGGCTTGATGAAAAAGCAGTTAGTGAACAAGCCAAGGAGTTAGACTTGAAGACTCCAGAAGAACTTTTCACGCTCCAGTTAACGATGTACAGAAAGGAAAGAGGGAAGAAGATGATTGGGGAAAAAACGCCCCGGCATATAATGCAGGTTAAAGAAATTTTAAAGGTTTATCCGAAAGCGAAATTCATCTCCATGTTTAGAGACCCAAGAGCTGCTGCATGGTCAGAAATTAAGGCTCATTTTGGTTCACCTTCTGTACTTGTAACAACTAGAAGGTGGCGGGAATACGTGAACATGCACGAACAACTTTCATCCCAATTGACTGACAAACAGTACATGATGCTCAGATATCAGGATTTGATCGATGACTCGGAAGGGATGTTAAAACAGATTTGTGCCTTCCTTGGGGTTAACTTTGAAGAGCAAATGCTGGAGTACTATAAAAGAGACGAAAAAGGTTTTGCTGAAGGAGAGAAGTCTTGGAAAAAAGGGACCCTTAAACCCATTCAAAAAGATAAAAATGAGGAATGGAAATCAAAGCTAACCAAATGGCAGATTTCTTTAGTAGAGAGTATGGCAGGGAAGAATCTTCAAAAAATGAATTACGAAAAGAGTGGAGAATCTCTTTCCTTTCCCAAAAAGTTGTTCTATCAATGCGTAGATTTCAGCAGATCGATTTGGGCCACTTTGACAAACGCTCGTTATGAGGGGTACAAAAATCCACGAAAAGGTAAATTTAAATAGATTTAAAAGTTAGGAAGTAACAATGGCGGTATTCAAAAAAATTGGTGAACAGATAACTGCTTTATCTGATGCACTTGGATTCGAACGTCGCGACCTTCGTGCCGATCTTGGTATGCCCTGGGATTTTGTAAAAAGTAAAGTCATGAACTCTCACTTTAAGTGGGATTATGACGAAATAGAACGATACTGCATGTTTGTTGGATACCCACGTAGCGGCCACACCTTAGTTGGCTCTCTGCTGGATGCTCACCCAGACATGGTTATCTCTCACGAACTCGATGCATTACGATACCTAAGAGCCGGGTTTAGCCGAGAGCAAATTTTCAGTTTAATTTTGCATAAAGACAAAGTATTTACCGGAAAAGGACGTGAGTGGACGGGATACGATTATTCGATTGAGGGATTATGGCAAGGACGCTACCGCAACCTCAAAGTAATCGGTGATAAGAAAGGAGGGGGTTCTTCTCTTCACCTCATAGCCCGGCCTAATATTATTGAAAAACTGCGAGATGAAATGCAGTTGCCTATCAAGTTGATCCATATTGTACGGCACCCACTGGATAACATAGCTACACATAAGCGAAAATGGTCTGTAAACCCTACACTGCAAGAAGCTATAGATGGATACTTCGACAGAGTTGAAGCTAACGCTAAGCTAAAGTCTCAGGTTGCTGAGGATGAATGGTGTGAGCTCACCCACGAAGAATTTATCGAAAATTCAGAAGATACGCTCAGGACACTCATTACTTTTCTAGAACTGGAGCCTTATGAAGATTATATCAAGGCGGCAGCAGCTAAAGTGTTTGATTCTCCATCCAAAAGCCGGACTAGAATTGAGTGGCCACAGGAAATGATTGATCAGGTTGCTGAACGAAGTCAAAAGTACGATTTTCTCAAGGATTATGAATTCACTGTTGAGGCTGACTAACCACGTATAGCCTTAATCGCATCTTTTTCCAGGAACCATATTACGGTTGCGGTAATTGAAAAGACAAAGAGCGAAGCAAGAGCAACAGCCAGAATGGTAGTTTCCTCAAAGAAATAAGTTATTCCGTACCGAACAGCGTAAGCAAATGCAGCAAGAGGGATAAGGGTAATAAAGGCTGAAATACTTTTGAATCCGAATCTCCAGACGTTGGTCTCTGTGAGTTTTGCCCCAAAATAAACGATTACAAGAGAGGCTAGAGGGTATACCGTCAACCATACTAAGGCTACTGCCATCATGCTTATTTGTGATGCTATCAAGAAACCAACAGGTAATAAAACTGCATTAGCTGACGTGAAA
The window above is part of the Balneola sp. genome. Proteins encoded here:
- the atpB gene encoding ATP synthase F0 subunit A, with protein sequence MIQTLRRVFLTLLFLSISTSNTFAADQAEGEEEPIIDVMGTVLDHDYFKTPFGKIYLPRIFYWEDAEGQAQLSAFASTKKAVASENFELSEAGAVVPVNGGHISLDLSITSHLIYFWLSIGLVLFITIGMSRKYKNGIGKDTEPQGAFQNTFEVLFQFVRDDIAKDNIRDDKYERYVPYLFSVFMGIAFMNLFGLLPWAATATADLTVTATLAIITFLITQFSGTKDHWAHVFWFPGVPGWTRFILTPVEVLGLFTKPFALAIRLFANMLSGKMMIIAILGLIFIFADLFGPIGGYGMAGLLSVPLTAALYFLKAFVALLQAYVFTILSAVFIGMAAEDHEHDEEGYHAEHIAEQAN
- the atpE gene encoding ATP synthase F0 subunit C, which codes for MGLLAAGIGAGIVAIGAGLGIGMIGKAATESIARQPEASGDIRGAMLLTAVFIEGVALFCAVICALIIFLG
- the atpF gene encoding ATP synthase F0 subunit B yields the protein MLLLAGGGGLLSFNTGFALWIAITMVVFILLMAKFAVPPIMKALEERESKIKDSLESAENALAKAEKISKDNEKALREAEVKAQQIRKEAVEEAELIRAERIKKAKEEAEQLVEQARTSIDQEKKQALVELRQEVAKLAVQSASIIIDAELDSEKNNKLVDKFLSDLPKN
- a CDS encoding F0F1 ATP synthase subunit delta, which gives rise to MLVSKAARRYATALLELAKEQDVVESTLEDILFVKTTLEDSRDLVLFLKSPIIKPDKKVSALEEIFKSEISELVHRFITLIARKNRQNVLDEIVTAFVEVYNEYAGIISAEVFVATKLDDKQIAAVTEKLEEVTGKKVNVTIKVQEDLKGGMAIKIADTVIDGTVKHQLEQLEDVFLNTTTE
- a CDS encoding F0F1 ATP synthase subunit alpha gives rise to the protein MSQVRPDEVSAILRKQLSGFDNEADTYDVGTVLEVGDGIARVYGLSKVQAGELVELPDSKDEKGASITGMVLNLEEDNVGIVLFGSSEAVEEGHTVKRTKDIASINVGEGLLGRVINPLGVPIDGKGAITGETIRLPLERKAPGVIYREPVTEPLQTGLKSIDSLIPIGRGQRELIIGDRQTGKTSVAVDTIINQKATQDTDKPVHCIYVAVGQKGSTVANIQKVLEENGAMEYTTIVAAPASVSAPMRYIAPFAGAAIGEYFRDTGRHALVIYDDLSKQAVAYRELSLLLKRPPGREAYPGDVFYLHSRLLERAAKIINDDKVAGAMNNIPDELKPKVKGGGSLTALPVIETQAGDVSAYIPTNVISITDGQIFLDTDLFNQGIRPAIDVGTSVSRVGGSAQVKSMKKLSGTLKLDLAQYRELEAFAKFGSDLDASTQAQLRKGERTVELLKQDVYQPLPVEQQIALLKINDVGLLDRLEVEQIEQFENQYLETVGIKYEDEMQKLADSGILDDSFGDNLIEIAKSVIDQVTASN
- the atpG gene encoding ATP synthase F1 subunit gamma, encoding MANLRDIRNRISSVNNTQQITKAMKMVAAAKLRKAQDRMTQTRPYASKIEEVAGRLAENSSATNPVMRKPEEVKKVLFIIVGSDRGLCGGFNNNLFKEVEKRLERDFQQFLEKKTLSVVAIGKKATAYFKKRKYNVVESFPGFFDDILYDATSDIMEAATAQFVDGDYDEVHIAYNEFKSVIAQNRKVQKVLPIDTAEITKSDSDHASEQAIDYLYEPNSQAILDRLLPLHLNMQLWRAVLESNASEQGARMTAMDSATENAKDLEKDLRLKYNQARQSAITTEISEIVSGAQALSED
- a CDS encoding sulfotransferase family protein codes for the protein MAVFKKIGEQITALSDALGFERRDLRADLGMPWDFVKSKVMNSHFKWDYDEIERYCMFVGYPRSGHTLVGSLLDAHPDMVISHELDALRYLRAGFSREQIFSLILHKDKVFTGKGREWTGYDYSIEGLWQGRYRNLKVIGDKKGGGSSLHLIARPNIIEKLRDEMQLPIKLIHIVRHPLDNIATHKRKWSVNPTLQEAIDGYFDRVEANAKLKSQVAEDEWCELTHEEFIENSEDTLRTLITFLELEPYEDYIKAAAAKVFDSPSKSRTRIEWPQEMIDQVAERSQKYDFLKDYEFTVEAD